ATCCCTATCCCTGATCCATTTGATTGCCCGGATCATGAACGGTTGCGCCAGTTTTAACAGCTCGGCCTGGTCTTCGGTAAATGGCCCGCTCTGGGTGCTGAAAAAACCTACTGACGCATAAAGCCTTTTCTCCTCAATGACGGGCACTGTCATGCTGGAATTGATACAGTAAAATTCACGTAGCCTTCGTGCGAAAAGAAATTGGTTACAGCCCGCATCAAATTCAGGTCCGTTTTCAACATAAATACCCTTATATCCCAGCATCCGGTCGCGGTATGAGCGCAAATCAACGTTCTTCAGCTCTGCCTTCTGGATATACGAAATATGGTCTTTGCGGCGATAGGTGTTTAATCCAAGTCTTTCAAAGGCATATACCGATTCCTTGCCGCCATCCATCAAATCCATATTAATAATGATATTGTCAAATTGAATGAAGGGCTGAAATGCTTTGATCATCCATAACAATTTCTGTTCTTCATCGCCGGGACAATCCAGTACGCCGATCAGTAGTTCGTTAAGCCATCGGCTGAGTTTGTCCTGGAAATTTTTATCATGCTGTTGACGGAACAAACCTATCTCAACAGCACTGATGACGTCGTGACTCCGGACTGGCCGGTTAATGATGCCGTAGATATGCGGCAGTTTAGCAGACTCCAGCGTTTCCCGGGTAGCATTTGGCAAAATCAGAACCACCGCGATAGCTTGCTCCCTGCAAAGACGGGCTAGTGAGGGGCCTCCCGGCGCTGTATATAGAGAAAGCGGAAGGATGATCAGTTCCGGTTTTTGTTTTTCCAGTAAATCCTGTGCAGCGCCGGCCGAAGTGACGGTTCCCGTAACATGAAACCCTGCACGCAACAGTATAGCCTGCAGTTTATTGGCCTCGGCCGTCAGGTCGTCAAGGATCAGCACGCTTTTATTCATATTTAACTTGGGCGGCATCTGGAAACCGGAATTCATAGCCGTGGTAAATATAAACACATTCACCTGAAAAAAAGCGTGCCAGCCAGAAATCAAGATAAAACCCTGTTATGAGGTATAAATGAACCTTTGGGCGGATTGCCGGATATTGGTAAACAGCTTGATAGACTGCCGGCGGCATTCAGAAGCCCGAGAGCCGTACAGATTATAAAAGCATTCTTTTTTACGGCTTAAGGGGGGATGTGTTACCGATTTCCCGGAGTAAGTCAGAGGGGAATTGCGGATAAAGCAAAATAGAGCAAGTGAAATAGTTCGATGGAACCATTGGCCCGGTTAGAAATGAATAGCCACCTTATCATGGTTTTTTATCTGCTCGATACCATGGTCAAAATAGTTGTTTTATGAAATAAGGTCAAATCTTGATTTCTTTAATATGACATATCTCTGGTAACCAGTTATTTGCGAATAGGCACGAATTTGGTAAATGTATCTCACCGGATTGTTTACTATTGAAATGAAACGATCCCGCATATGAAAGTTGAATCCCGGATATAGTATGGAACACTTAACCTCCTGTTTTGAAATTTGGTTGGGCATTGTAGCCAGTGTAAGGACAGCTGGTGAAGGCTTGTCTAAAAATGCCTCGCAGTTCTTTCTGTCTTTTGTAGAAGGAGTGATCCTTTTCATAGTTTTAATGATGCTACTCGTATTGTCGAGGCTGATGCGCGGCAACCGGAGACGTATTAACCCAGAAGAACAGGCCGTCGGTCTGTGATAACTGATGTGATCAAGAAATGGAAAACCGTTGCCGTATTCTATTTTGCGATTTAATAAATCGCGTACCGCGCTCTTCCGGTTACTGTAGCTTTACATCAAATTTTACAAGGGTTTGGACAACGCTGGTTTCATTGAAATTCCGGTATCTGAAGAAATGACAATCATGAGTACTGCCTTACAGCCGGGTTGATCAGCATCTCCGTCGACGATAGGAGTTTGAGGTGTTATGGAAATAAACAAAGACGGAAATAATTTGCAATGCTTGCTATACCAAGCTTGCAGATCCGGTTATTTAGCCTAAAACAAATACGCTTACTGAACACCTTACGTGGTTGTTTTACCGGGGTGCATGAGCGGATAAAAAAGTTACCGGAGCTTGATGAAGGGCAGCCGCTGCGCTGCACGAAGCGATCCTGACGGGAGTTCGTGAAAAAACTTATCGTGATGAATACGCTGTTCTGCAGAACCGGACGGATCAGCTTAGCTATCATTTGGGACAGCCGATTTTCCTTTATTGAGCCGAAGGCATTAAATTATTGTAGCCTGGACCCTAAACTCTGCATATTAAGTGGTTCGTCTACCATTTAACAAGAAATAGGATATTGGTTTCCCTGAACGATAGACTTTTCTGGTATTTGAATTTTGATAGTAAGCACATTTTTGATAGCAAAATGCCCGGGTACGCTAAGCCTGCGTTAGAGACAGCCGGATTGCAATGAAATTCCGGCTGGCTCGTTTGGCTACCGTTATTTACCGTTTGGTTTACGGTGTTTGAAAATATGATTTATCTATATTAAGATTTGTGCCCGGAGTTAGGGATAGCTGAACTTTATATTAAATGAACAATAAAAACAGAAAGAATGCACAATTTTTTTTCCTCATGCTTTTTTGGGTTTTTGATTTCGTTTAATTACGATATATCGTAATGTAAAAGATTTGTTATTGATTTAACTTATTGGTTTATAGTTGATTGTTTTGTGGTATGGGTTTGGCAAAAGCACTCCGAAGCTGTTGTGGAAAATGTATCTCGTAATATTTTTCAAAGACCCGGCGCTTCCGTAAGTCATGTTGAAATTCGTTTTTATGATTATTGGTACGCTGTCTTTATCCTTATGCAGGGAACACAGTAAAGCCGGAATAACCGGCGGGCGTTCTTACCGGTTATATCCAGAGATGGACTGTGGTCGCCGGTTGAGAATTGTTGTAGCATCGTTGCCGAAAACAAAAAAGTCCCTTTCAGTTAACCAGGTTTATGGAAACTTGCTGTTAACACTCGATACCCTGATTTTTAGTGGCCGGGAGAATGATGCCTACAGCTTGTTGAGGGGAACGCTTAGGGAAGTCCCCGCGTCTAGTCTGCAAAGCAGGTTATACAAAGCAAAGGCCTGCGGCGATGTATTCTATGCGCTCAAAAAGCCGGAAATAGCTAAAGATTATTACCTGTTACTTTTACGGCTGGCCAGCCAGGCTAAAAAGCCTTATCACCAGATGCTTGAAGACTGGTTATCCTCAGCCGCGTTTGTAAAGGTAAATGATCAAAGCCGCTTTCATTATCGTACAGCCAGCAATTATCTCAATAAAGAACTGATGTCCGAAGGCCCGTTATTAAATCAGCGATTCCGTGCGGGGTTTTACCTGAATTTATTCCGTTTGAACTCAGCGGCAAAAAATTATAAACGATCATTTGATTATTACCGTGAATATAAATTGATAAGTGATTCGCTTTTCAGGCAGGCGAACTTACAGGAATTGAACCATGTAAGGCGAGCATATATGCCGTCCGGTATAGCAACGCCTGTCGTCAAGCGGGAGCGAAAAACAAGATCTGGAAATACTATATATTTATTGGAATCATTCGGCATAGTTGTCGTGATTTTATTGGGCCTGTTGATATCCGGCATGAAGACCGCACGCCGGAAAAACTACGTCAATCAATTCTTGAGTACAGATACAAAGCTTTCGCCGCCCGGGGAGGCCTTATTGAAAATACTTGAGGAGCAGGACAGATTGAAGGAAGAAACCGAAGAATTGCTGAGGGAAGCGCATCATAAGGTTAAAAATAATCTTCAGCTCGTAATGAGCCTTCTAAGCAGCCAAACTAAGTACCTGAGCAACGGTCTAGCCATCGACGTGATCGACGAAAGTCAGGAACGACTGCAGGCAATGATGATTCTGCATCAGAGACTTTATGGCATTGATGAAATAACAAGCATTGATATGATGGCCTATATCAGTGAACTAAAAGTTTACCTGTCGGGAAAACTTTCTGAGAAAGGCCTGGAGACTGAAATCAATATAAGGATTGACCGGATATCGCTGGTTAATACCGAAGCTGCGCTTTTGGGCCTCTTTATCGGAGAAGCAATCTCCAATGTGATAAAAACCCTCAATAGCAATACTCTGTCATGTACAATTGCTGTCTGCCTGGCCGTCCGCCAACCAGGTTTGGTCCGAGCCTCGGTCACATCTCAGATATCTTCTTCAGTTGTCAGGAACTGCGCATACGATCTGGGCAGCGCTCTGATGATGAAGGCCTTAAGCGACCAGTTAAACGGTTTATTCCTGATAGAACTGGAAAATGGTCTGACGGTAAGTACCGAATTTTATTACCAGAAAGAAACCGCCCATTACTAAAGACAGCCATGCTAAAAATAGTATTTACTTCAGCATTTATTTTCTCAGCGTGGTCCGTCGCAGCACAAGTACCAGATAGCAGCCCTAACAACAAAGCGCTGATGCTGCTCAGTTCCGCTTTCATCACAGTTTCACGTGAAGCTGCCATTGATCTGGACAGCTCATTGGTGCTTACAGCAAAGTATCACCATCTCAGCAGGGCAGTTCTGATCTCCGAGGGGATAGACGACGCATATGCGATCAAATGCTGCCGCTGGATCGATGACCGGAACACCAGTGTACCTGAAAACGAAATAAAGCAACTGCACGGGAGCCGCAAAGTCCGCCTGCAAATGCTGCTCGGCGCTTATTACGCTTTTCAGCCGGGATTCCGTAAAAGTGACACGAAAAGGGGGATATATTGGCTCAGGCTGGCTGAAAAAGGAAACAACGTTGTAAATAACCATAATTGGGGAATGCATATCAACTGTTTGCTCGGGAAATGTTACCTGAAATCCGGAGCGATTGGTAGGGCGAAGGAATGTTTTCGTAAAGTCACTGCCTCGCCGTACTTTACCGATCAGCGGATTGTTGCCAAGGCCTGGAATTACGAGGGGATGTACACGCCCTTTCTTCCATCGACTTCCGGCATGAGGATAATTTTTCTGACCAGGGCCTGCAAATTATTTTTTAGGGTCCGGGATGAAGGAAACAGGGCCAA
The sequence above is a segment of the Mucilaginibacter celer genome. Coding sequences within it:
- a CDS encoding sensor histidine kinase, which codes for MLKFVFMIIGTLSLSLCREHSKAGITGGRSYRLYPEMDCGRRLRIVVASLPKTKKSLSVNQVYGNLLLTLDTLIFSGRENDAYSLLRGTLREVPASSLQSRLYKAKACGDVFYALKKPEIAKDYYLLLLRLASQAKKPYHQMLEDWLSSAAFVKVNDQSRFHYRTASNYLNKELMSEGPLLNQRFRAGFYLNLFRLNSAAKNYKRSFDYYREYKLISDSLFRQANLQELNHVRRAYMPSGIATPVVKRERKTRSGNTIYLLESFGIVVVILLGLLISGMKTARRKNYVNQFLSTDTKLSPPGEALLKILEEQDRLKEETEELLREAHHKVKNNLQLVMSLLSSQTKYLSNGLAIDVIDESQERLQAMMILHQRLYGIDEITSIDMMAYISELKVYLSGKLSEKGLETEINIRIDRISLVNTEAALLGLFIGEAISNVIKTLNSNTLSCTIAVCLAVRQPGLVRASVTSQISSSVVRNCAYDLGSALMMKALSDQLNGLFLIELENGLTVSTEFYYQKETAHY